Proteins encoded in a region of the Fusarium falciforme chromosome 6, complete sequence genome:
- a CDS encoding DNA-directed RNA polymerase II subunit RPB2 has product MADYEEELSDYDNYDDQEEGITPEDCWTVISSFFESKGLVSQQTDSFDEFTQTTIQDLVNEYSVISLDQPNPPSPPGVSIALRRYEIKFGSVMVSRPTISETDGTVTSLLPYECRDRNLTYASPLYIKITKKVSVAVEKEVPLHEMDEDQQAEYKRTGENPTKLVWELEESGDDEGKADDSWKDMVFVGKLPIMVKSKICHLSSEHDDNLFLVNECPYDQGGYFVINGSEKVLIAQERSAANIVQVFKKAQPSPYTYTAEIRSALEKGSRLISSMMLKLYGKGDSARGGFGQTIHTTLPFVKADLPVAIVFRALGVVSDEDILNHICYDRTDSQMLEMLRPCIEEAFCVQDREVALDFIGKRGNRDQAGLGREKRVRVAKDILQKETLPHISQSEGSETRKAFFLGYMVHKLLQCALGRREPDDRDHFGKKRLDLAGPLLAKLFRGIVRRMNTELSNYLKRCVEGNRHFNLAVGIKPGTLSNGLKYSLATGNWGDQKKAASSTAGVSQVLNRYTFASTLSHLRRTNTPIGRDGKLAKPRQLHNTHWGLVCPAETPEGQACGLVKNLSLMCYVSVGSPSEPLIEFMINRGMEVVEEYEPLRYPHATKIFVNGVWCGVHSDPKHLVSQVLDTRRKSYLQYEVSLVRDIRDREFKVFSDAGRVMRPVFTVQQEDDHESGIAKGALVLTKDLVNKLAKEQAEPPEDPSMKIGWEGLIRAGTIEYLDAEEEETAMICMTPEDLDLYRMQKAGYVVDDDNTDDPNRRLKTKTNPTTHMYTHCEIHPSMILGICASIIPFPDHNQSPRNTYQSAMGKQAMGFFLTNYSRRMDTMANILYYPQKPLATTRSMEFLKFRELPAGQNAIVAIACYSGYNQEDSVIMNQSSIDRGLFRSLFFRSYSDQEKKVGLNYTEVFEKPFQQSTLRMKHGTYDKLDEDGIVAPGVRVSGEDIIIGKTAPIDQENQDLGTRTTVHQRRDISTPLRSTENGIVDSVIVTVNADNVKYVKVRVRTTKIPQIGDKFASRHGQKGTIGVTYRQEDMPFTREGVTPDIIINPHAIPSRMTIAHLIECLLSKVSTLEGMEGDATPFTDVTVDSVSELLRKHGYQSRGFEIMYNGHTGRKLRAQVFFGPTYYQRLRHMVDDKIHARARGPVQIMTRQPVEGRARDGGLRFGEMERDCMIAHGAAAFLKERLFEVSDAFRVHVCEVCGLMTPIANLSKQSFECRPCKNKTKIAQIHIPYAAKLLFQELQSMNIAARMFTNRSGVSIR; this is encoded by the exons ATGGCTGActacgaggaggagctttCCGATTATGACAACTACGACGACCAGGAGGAGGGCATCACCCCCGAAGATTGTTGGACCGTCATTTCATCCTTCTTCGAATCCAAGGGTCTCGTATCGCAGCAGACAGACTCTTTCGACGAGTTTACGCAAACGACCATTCAGGATCTCGTCAATGAGTATTCTGTCATCTCTCTAGACCAGCCCAACCCTCCTTCGCCTCCTGGAGTTTCGATCGCCTTGCGCCGATATGAGATTAAGTTTGGCAGTGTCATGGTCTCGCGACCGACCATCAGCGAGACTGACGGAACCGTTACCTCGCTGCTACCTTACGAATGCCGTGACCGAAACCTGACCTACGCGAGTCCCctctatattaagattaccAAGAAGGTGTCCGTGGCCGTCGAGAAGGAGGTTCCTCTGCacgagatggacgaggatCAGCAGGCAGAGTACAAGCGAACTGGTGAAAACCCCACCAAGCTCGTCTGGGAGCTCGAAGAGAGTGGCGACGATGAAGGAAAGGCCGACGACAGTTGGAAGGATATGGTCTTTGTCGGCAAGCTTCCTATCATGGTCAAGTCCAAGATCTGCCACCTAAGCAGCGAGCACGATGACAACCTCTTCCTTGTTAACGAGTGTCCATACGACCAGGGTGGATACTTTGTTATCAACGGCAGTGAAAAGGTACTCATTGCTCAGGAACGATCTGCTGCCAACATCGTCCAAGTCTTCAAGAAGGCTCAGCCCAGTCCTTACACATACACTGCCGAGATTCGAAGTGCGCTTGAGAAGGGTTCACGTCTGATCTCGAGTATGATGCTGAAGCTCTATGGCAAGGGAGACTCTGCACGAGGAGGTTTCGGTCAGACCATTCACACCACCCTGCCATTCGTCAAGGCAGATCTTCCTGTTGCCATCGTCTTCCGagctcttggtgttgtttCCGACGAGGATATTCTCAACCACATCTGCTACGATCGAACCGACAGTCAGATGCTGGAGATGTTGCGTCCCTGTATCGAGGAGGCCTTCTGTGTTCAGGATCGAGAGGTTGCGCTCGACTTTATCGGAAAGCGTGGAAACCGTGACCAGGCTGGTCTCGGCCGTGAGAAGCGTGTGCGTGTCGCCAAGGACATTCTCCAGAAGGAGACCCTGCCACACATTTCCCAGTCGGAGGGTAGCGAGACCCGTAAGGCTTTCTTCCTGGGTTACATGGTGCACAAGCTTCTGCAGTGCGCCCTGGGCCGTCGTGAGCCCGATGATCGTGATCACTTTGGAAAGAAGCGCCTGGATCTTGCTGGTCCTCTGCTGGCCAAGCTTTTCCGTGGTATTGTCCGAAGGATGAACACGGAGCTTTCCAACTACCTCAAGCGATGTGTTGAAGGCAACAGGCACTTCAACCTGGCTGTCGGTATCAAGCCCGGAACCCTGTCTAACGGTTTGAAGTACTCGCTGGCTACCGGAAACTGGGGAGACCAGAAGAAGGCTGCAAGCTCTACTGCTGGTGTCTCTCAGGTGTTGAACAGATACACCTTTGCATCCACTCTTTCACATTTGCGACGAACCAACACCCCTATTGGACGAGATGGAAAGCTCGCCAAGCCCCGTCAGCTACACAACACCCATTGGGGTCTGGTCTGTCCAGCCGAGACGCCTGAGGGTCAGGCTTGTGGTCTGGTCAAGAACTTGTCCCTGATGTGCTACGTCAGTGTCGGCTCTCCCTCCGAACCTCTGATTGAGTTCATGATCAACCGAGGTATGGAAGTCGTGGAAGAGTACGAGCCCCTGAGATACCCGCATGCTACCAAGATCTTTGTCAATGGTGTCTGGTGCGGTGTTCACTCAGACCCCAAGCATCTCGTCAGCCAGGTTCTGGACACACGACGAAAGTCGTACCTGCAGTATGAGGTGTCGCTTGTTCGTGACATTCGAGATCGAGAGTTCAAGGTCTTCTCCGACGCTGGCCGAGTCATGAGGCCGGTCTTTACGGTCCAGCAGGAGGATGACCACGAGTCTGGTATTGCCAAGGGAGCTTTGGTTCTGACCAAGGACCTTGTCAACAAGCTTGCTAAGGAGCAGGCGGAGCCACCAGAGGACCCATCAATGAAGATTGGATGGGAGGGTCTGATCCGAGCCGGAACCATTGAGTACCTCGAtgctgaggaagaggagacggCTATGATTTGCATGACTCCTGAGGATCTTGATCTCTATCGCATGCAAAAGGCTGGTTACGTCGTAGATGACGATAACACGGACGACCCCAACAGGAGATTGAAGACCAAGACGAACCCCACAACTCACATGTACACTCATTGTGAGATTCACCCCAGTATGATTCTTGGCATTTGTGCCAGCATCATTCCCTTCCCCGATCACAACCAG TCACCCCGTAACACCTACCAATCTGCCATGGGTAAACAGGCCATGGGCTTCTTCCTGACAAACTACTCTCGCCGTATGGATACCATGGCCAACATTCTTTACTACCCGCAAAAACCTCTGGCGACAACACGATCCATGGAGTTCCTCAAGTTCCGTGAACTGCCAGCCGGTCAGAACGCCATCGTCGCTATCGCTTGCTACTCTGGTTACAACCAAGAAGATTCCGTCATTATGAACCAGAGTAGTATCGATCGAGGCCTGTTCCGCAGTCTGTTCTTCAGATCCTACTCTGaccaggagaagaaggtcggTCTGAACTACACGGAAGTATTCGAGAAGCCCTTCCAGCAGTCGACGCTTCGTATGAAGCACGGTACCTACGACAAGCTGGACGAGGATGGTATCGTGGCCCCCGGTGTGCGAGTGTCAGGTGAAGATATCATCATCGGCAAGACTGCGCCGATTGATCAAGAGAACCAGGATCTGGGTACCAGGACAACGGTGCATCAGCGTCGTGATATCTCCACGCCGCTGCGAAGTACCGAGAATGGTATCGTTGATTCGGTCATTGTGACGGTCAATGCCGACAACGTCAAGTACGTCAAGGTCCGTGTGAGGACGACCAAGATTCCTCAGATTGGTGACAAGTTCGCCTCTCGTCACGGACAGAAGGGTACCATTGGTGTCACCTACCGACAGGAGGATATGCCCTTTACCAGGGAGGGTGTGACACCAGACATTATCATTAACCCCCACGCCATTCCGTCGCGAATGACAATTGCACATTTGATTGAATGCCTCCTCAGTAAGGTGTCAACGCTCGAAGGCATGGAGGGTGATGCCACACCTTTCACCGATGTCACTGTCGACTCCGTTTCGGAGCTGCTCCGGAAGCACGGCTACCAGTCTCGAGGTTTCGAGATCATGTACAACGGCCATACTGGACGCAAGCTTCGAGCGCAGGTGTTCTTTGGACCTACCTACTACCAGCGACTCCGTCACATGGTGGACGACAAGATCCACGCCCGAGCTCGTGGTCCCGTTCAGATCATGACCCGACAGCCTGTCGAAGGTCGTGCCCGAGATGGTGGTCTGCGATTCGGAGAAATGGAACGTGATTGTATGATTGCCCACGGAGCAGCCGCTTTCCTGAAGGAGCGTCTGTTTGAAGTTTCGGATGCCTTCCGAGTCCACGTCTGCGAGGTTTGTGGACTCATGACACCGATTGC CAACCTTTCCAAGCAGTCGTTCGAATGCCGACCTTGCAagaacaagaccaagattgCACAGATCCATATTCCTTACGCTGCCAAGCTGCTCTTCCAGGAGCTGCAGTCCATGAACATCGCGGCAAGAATGTTTACCAACCGCTCTGGAGTTTCAATTCGTTAA
- a CDS encoding V-type proton ATPase subunit G, producing MSAQNSAGIQTLLDAEREASKIVQKAREFRTKRVREARDEAKREIAEYKNNKEDEYKKFEAEHSKGNQQAEDEANKEADAQIKSIQEAGKKGQAQVVKNLLNAVFEVQPVAPKA from the exons ATG TCTGCCCAGAACTCGGCCGGCATTCAGACTCTCCTCGAC GCCGAGCGAGAAGCCTCCAAGATTGTCCAGAAGG CCCGAGAGT TCCGCACCAAGCGCGTTCGTGAGGCTCGCGATGAGGCCAAGCGGGAGATAGCCGAGTACAAGAACAACAAGGAGGACGAGTACAAGAAGTTCGAGGCCGAG CACAGCAAGGGTAACCAGCaggccgaggacgaggccaaCAAGGAGGCCGACGCTCAGATCAAGAGCATCCAGGAGGCCGGCAAGAAGGGCCAGGCCCAGGTCGTCAAGAACCTGCTCAACGCCGTCTTTGAGGTCCAGCCCGTTGCCCCCAAGGCCTGA
- a CDS encoding DUF1716 domain-containing protein translates to MASVDDIFKSSGISGKRKLDPIRDPNEIYKSAKLNADSSNRHARVDDAPQDDDDTEAGPALPPGDDEDFGPELPPDDDEGRFFGGGITQQEEQILDYVDEADAGAAPEKIDAAWLRKTALNFEKRINKNAELRAKFEDEPQKFISSEADLDADIKGLSLLSEHPELYPEFVKTGCVASLVGLLAHENTDIAIDAIEIIGELTDEDVDAEDEQWNGLVDAMMEADILGLLVSNFSRLNEDDESDRNGIYHALGVIENLCSKQSVTERVGQDEKLLQWLLQRIQRKESLVSQNKQYAAEILAILAQMAVANRSQLIRLDAIDLLLQLAAPYRRRDPDKGGEEEEYMENIFASLTSLVDEVSGKAKFIEAEGVELCLIMLKEGKKSKPPALRLLNHAAGGNAGTEVCQKIVEAAGLKTLFTLFMKTNDHRLAEHLVEIFASMLRLLPANSAERIRTLAKFVEKDYEKISKLIKFRRDYVARVSLAEQQNEAERAVTSKEDRETAEIEWLSRRIDAGLFTLQTIDVVLAWLVAEDTGAARKIRQLLAERDEKLSVIGATLKEQLDGLDTAEENQDLRDMLSTLVEFVQ, encoded by the exons ATGGCGAGCGTCGACGATATCTTCAAG AGCTCAGGCATTTCAGGGAAGCGCAAGCTTGATCCCATTCGAGATCCAA ACGAAATCTACAAGTCTGCAAAGCTCAACGCCGACAGCTCAAATCGTCATGCCCGAGTCGACGATGCGCCgcaggacgacgacgatacaGAGGCAGGACCAGCACTTCCTCccggcgacgatgaagactTTGGCCCCGAACTGCCAccggacgatgatgagggtCGTTTCTTTGGAGGAGGAATCACacaacaagaagaacagATCCTCGACTACGTAGACGAGGCCGACGCTGGCGCAGCACCTGAAAAGATCGATGCTGCCTGGCTGCGCAAGACAGCACTCAACTTTGAGAAGCGCATCAACAAGAACGCCGAGCTTCGCGCCAAGTTTGAGGACGAGCCACAAAAGTTCATCAGCAGCGAAGCTGACCTCGACGCCGACATCAAGGGCCTCTCCCTTCTCTCCGAGCACCCTGAGCTATACCCCGAGTTTGTCAAGACGGGATGCGTCGCCAGTCTGGTCGGCCTGCTAGCGCATGAGAACACAGATATTGCAATCGATGCTATCGAGATCATAGGCGAGTTGACAGACGAGGAcgtcgacgccgaggacgaACAATGGAACGGTCTGGTAgatgccatgatggaggcggATATCCTTGGTCTTTTGGTGTCCAACTTCTCCCGCCTaaacgaagacgacgagtcgGATCGGAACGGTATCTACCATGCCCTCGGTGTGATTGAGAACCTGTGCTCTAAGCAATCTGTGACTGAGCGCGTCGGTCAGGATGAGAAGCTACTACAATGGTTGCTGCAGCGCATCCAGCGAAAGGAGAGCCTAGTCTCGCAAAACAAGCAATACGCAGCCGAGATtcttgccatccttgctCAAATGGCCGTCGCCAACCGCTCACAGCTCATCCGTCTCGATGCcatcgacctcctcctccaactcgCAGCCCCCTACCGAAGACGGGACCCGGAcaagggaggagaggaggaggagtacaTGGAGAACATCTTTGCATCCTTGACATCTCTCGTGGACGAAGTTTCaggcaaggccaagttcatcgaggccgagggagTTGAGCTATGCCTCATCATGCTCAAggagggaaagaagagcaAACCCCCAGCGCTGCGACTCCTGAACCATGCAGCGGGAGGCAATGCTGGCACAGAAGTTTGCCAGAAGATTGTTGAAGCTGCCGGCCTCAAGACTCTCTTTACACTTTTCATGAAGACCAATGATCACCGTCTGGCAGAGCACCTCGTCGAGATCTTTGCATCCATGCTACGGCTACTACCAGCCAACTCTGCAGAGCGGATACGGACGCTGGCAAAGTTTGTGGAAAAGGACTATGAGAAGATATCAAAGCTCATCAAGTTTCGGAGAGATTACGTCGCTCGGGTCTCATTAGCTGAGCAGCAAAACGAGGCTGAGAGGGCTGTGACATCAAAGGAGGATCGCGAAACAGCTGAGATTGAATGGCTATCCCGGAGGATCGACGCCGGGCTTTTCACACTGCAGACGATCGACGTCGTCTTGGCTTGGTTGGTGGCAGAAGACACAGGAGCAGCACGCAAGATTAGACAACTCCTGGCTGAACGCGATGAGAAGTTATCCGTCATCGGCGCGACGCTAAAGGAGCAGCTGGATGGACTTGACACGGCGGAGGAGAACCAGGATCTGAGGGATATGTTGAGCACTCTAGTCGAGTTTGTTcagtaa
- a CDS encoding Cellulase has translation MRSSTLIALVGPLAVHAASGNGHSTRYWDCCKPSCSWSGKASVSAPALTCDKNDNPISDANAKSGCDGGSAFACTNYSPFAVNDNLAYGFAATKLAGGSESTWCCACYALTFTTGPVKGKTMVVQSTNTGGDLGENHFDLQMPGGGVGIFDGCSSQFGGSGLGGAQYGGISSRSDCDKFPELLKDGCYWRFDWFQNADNPDFTFEQVQCPKALTDISGCVRNDDSSFPAYKGDTSSSGSTGGSKASTSKAAVQSQKTQAPATEQKSTKVQQPSNPQTQVQNSASNPQKTQVQNSASKPQQTQAPVKEPATPKTTKVGASKTRSGCSIPKKTKQTAQATAKASATKSAPATAQSAVAAWYQCGGSKSAYPNGNLPCASGSTCVQHNEYYAQCVPN, from the exons ATGCGATCCTCTACTCTTATTGCCCTGGTCGGCCCTCTCGCCGTGCACGCCGCTTCTGGAAACGGCCACTCGACTCGATACTGGGACTGCTGCAagccttcttgctcttggagcGGCAAGGCCTCCGTCAGCGCTCCCGCCTTGACCTGCGACAAGAACGATAACCCCATTTCTGATGCCAACGCTAAGAGCGGTTGTGATGGCGGTTCTGCTTTCGCCTGCACCAACTACTCTCCCTTCGCCGTCAACGACAACCTCGCCTACGGTTTCGCTGCCACCAAGCTCGCTGGAGGCTCCGAGTCTACCTGGTGCTGCGCTTGCTATGC TCTCACCTTCACCACTGGTCCCGTGAAGGGCAAGACCATGGTCGTCCAGTCCACCAACACCGGAGGCGACCTCGGTGAGAACCACTTCGATCTCCAGATGCCCGGTGGTGGTGTCGGTATCTTCGACGGCTGCTCCTCCCAGTTCGGCGGCAGCGGCCTCGGCGGTGCTCAGTACGGTGGTATCTCTTCCCGAAGCGACTGCGACAAGTTCcccgagctcctcaaggacGGTTGCTACTGGCGTTTCGACTGGTTCCAGAACGCCGACAACCCCGACTTCACTTTTGAGCAGGTCCAGTGCCCCAAGGCTCTCACCGACATCAGCGGCTGCGTCCGTAACGACGACTCGAGCTTCCCTGCTTACAAGGGCGACACCTCGTCCTCCGGCAGCACCGGTGGCAGCAAggcctccacctccaaggCTGCTGTCCAGTCCCAGAAGACTCAGGCCCCCGCCACTGAGCAGAAGTCCACAAAGGTCCAGCAGCCCTCTAACCCCCAGACCCAGGTCCAGAACTCTGCTTCCAACCCTCAGAAGACTCAGGTCCAGAACTCTGCTTCTAAGCCTCAGCAGACCCAAGCTCCCGTGAAGGAGCCTGCGACTCCCAAGACCACCAAGGTCGGTGCCTCCAAGACCCGATCTGGCTGCTCTATCCCCAAGAAGACTAAACAGACTGCTCAGGCCACCGCCAAGGCCTCGGCCACCAAGTCGGCTCCCGCCACCGCTCAGTCCGCCGTCGCTGCCTGGTACCAGTGCGGCGGTTCCAAGTCCGCCTACCCCAACGGCAACCTCCCCTGTGCTTCCGGCAGCACCTGCGTCCAGCACAACGAGTACTACGCTCAGTGCGTTCCCAACTAA